The DNA sequence GCCGCTACGTCCAAAGGAGTGgcttttggtttcttttttattttattggaatTAATTTGTGTGTTCAGGAAAGGTAAGTTTCTCCtgtcaaaaaacaaaccaagaacTAAATTTTGGACTTTTCCCCAAATGGACAGCGACACAACCTCACTGTCTGAATGTCAGTTtaataagtttttttttttttggcatcaaTAAATTTCTATCTTAGTttatgctgctgtcagccattgtacagtgtgtttttattttaacttaAATAGTCGACTGCTATATTCAAGTGAAAACCAAACCAGACAGGCacactctcttcctcccccttcaGCCCAGTTTCAACCTCCTCTATGTGCGCAACCTCCCTGTCAACTGTGACAAGAGCCTGCGGAATGCTGTGAAGCACAGGCTCCGCCGCTTGTCAGACAACTGCGGTGGCAAGGTGCTGGGTATTTCCCAGGGGACAGCCGTCCTTCGATTCGGCAGCCCAGAGGCAGCTTCACGCGCCTGCAAGAGAATGGAAAATGAAGACGTGTATGGCCACCGAATcagtctctccttctccctcggGCCCAGAGATGACGCAAGTCCCGAGCCTGAGCCTCAGTCTCGGGGTCGGGACTTGCCTCAGCTTCAGACACTGTCCCACGCCGATCTGAACAAGGATTTAGCGTTTGCCCCTCCCCTTTCCACgtcctccttttcctttctgccCCTGGAGAAACCAAGGTCACCCAGAAGGCCACGGCGAACGACACGCCCGTGCCACACCACAGGCCCAGTGCCTGAACGGCCCTACAGCCCCAGGCGGGGGTGCAGTGGGCCCCCCGGTGGTAATCCAGCCAAGATCCATCAGGTCAGCAGACTCATCTGTGTGAAGTAgatcctgctccacctccattACGCCTTTTTCCTTGTCTGGGCTGCTTTATAATTCATGCGGCTTCAGCTTTTACTAACCATTTAGCTGCTTATTTCGTTTGTCTGCTTGTGTATTAAGTGTTTGGAGCTTCAATTATTCTTTCTTGTCCTTTTGTGTCCATTTGCATTCATTAGCCaatagctttttatttttttgctcattttctttGCCATGTGTTGTCAATGCTGTTATCTTTAACTCTTTTGCTGCCATTTCTGAGCCTTTCATGATTTATTTAATGAGTTCAGTTCAAACTGATTGAGAAATGAACCCCAATAAATCACTGTATAGATGGGTAACCAGTAAAAATCCGCATTTTAAACTCTGAACAtggttttgattttttaaatttaaatgggGTGAGTTAATTATCGGCCCACTCCTCACAATATTTAACCGGATGTTTTATaatttgaaacacacacacacacacccagcccaacttaatttaattaaaataattttagtCATCCATTGCATTAATTTCTCAGCCAGTTTCTTTAAATTCTACAACCCAGTCGAAGCATACTGTGAGCCTTTGTTTGCATGGATGGAAAGCATTGAGTTTGTCATTCCAACGCCTGCTCACCTCAACATTCATGATGTCATCGGCTACCTTATCAAGATGTGTTCCCTCTGTCTAAATCAGGAGCTGAGTACTATAGAGAGCAAACCCAGAATGGTCTTCCATCACCCCGGTAaaggaaatgctgctgctgctgcttcagaagAGACATCAATCCTGGAAAAACTTCCCAAATTTGAACTCCCTGGAGAGTCTTTGAACAGAAGGAGGTACCTAATTAATCCTATAACATCATTAGGCCTTGTGGACGCAGACTGTTTGCTCTACATTTCACgtatccttttttttaatctcctcaTCTAGAAGGGAGGATGCCAACCCTCGTTGTGTCACTGAATCCCCTCTGGAACCAAAGGACAGGAGCTCAGGGCAGTTCCAGACTTGCATTCCCTCAGCTTTCAGCAAATTGAACTTTAATCTGAGCTTCAGTCCACCTGTTCCCTCTCAAGGCTCCTGGTCATCTAGGTAACCTGCTGGTTTTGGTCATGTGTAATCACGTGAATCTTTCAGCATCATATCTTTGTAATTGGCCTGTTTGCTTTCTTAAACCAAGGAGTGCATCCCCCTGCATGTCCAGCCGGTCCTCCCCTCTCCTGGCTGCACCCCGTAGCCCGTGTCCCGAAGGTGATCTTGAGCCTTTCTCTGATGGGGCAGAAGTCCACGTGGCCAACCTGGACTACAGGATGTCCCGTAAGGACCTACAGCAGACGCTGCATAACACTTTCTCCAGATATGGCAGGGTAAGTCTAAGTGGTCCATATAATGTACTGAAGATCCAGCAGTTCACACCTAAATCCAGTCATGTTTGTTGTgtgattctttgttttttctagGTGAAAGATGTGGAACTTAGCCCCCATACTGACTATCAGCTGAAGGCCACCATCCAGATGTTCTGCTTACGACAGGCCATCAGTGCCGTCAGTGGTTTGCACCGTTATAAGATCGGGGGAAAGCGCATCCAAGTGTCTCTCGTCACTGGTGGCAGCAACAAATCGCTTGCCCTGCTCAGGTAGTCTCTCACGCATGAGTTTGTTGCTTCTGGACTTTTGTACGCAGTGTGTTATCGTTTGTAAGAGTTTTAAACAGACGTTTCAATTTTCCAGTACGGAGATAGTCGGCATTCTTCATGAAGCGCCGGCCTATTGTCTCCCACTTATGAAGTTTACAGAGATCTATGAGAAAAGGTAAGTAGTCTGATATGATGCCATGGTTTAATCTTACAAAGGGTGGATGCAGACATCTTTTCCTGTAATTTTATCTTATTTAACCTTCCTTTAGATACTCCCGTAAGCTTGTGGTTGCCGACCTGCACAAACTCCCAGACGTAGTGGCTGTGCGCGAGCAGGGAGGGTCGAGGCTCGTGTGTCTTCTACCCGGCAGCCAGGTCCAGCAGAGCCCACTGGGATTTTCCTACTCCAAAGAGGGTTCCTCGTCTACTAGTGGCAGTCCTGTAGTGTTTGAAGAGTTGGAGTACCATGACCCAGTGTGTAGGCAGCACTACACTCAGCACTTCAGGTTGTTGAAACCaaaaatgcagcagatgagcagtGGTTCAGCCCTTGTTAGTAATGTAGAACTTCACCTGACGGCCTGTGGGACTGTGATTTGTCTCTCTTGATCACTAGTGAGGCTGACTTTGACCCCGATTCCTATAAAATGCCTTGTGTTGTCATGGCTCTGAGCAAGCTGTCCCCTGAAGTCCACAGTTTGTTGGAGTCACATGATGGAACTCTCCCAATGCTGAGGTGACCAGCAAAACCATACTTGACATTAATGTGAAATATGTCGACTTCAAACACTAATCTAATGTCGACGGTTTAGTTTTGCAGAATGCTACGGAGTAAAATTTGGCCCCCTGCAGCTGGGCGACGGTGCCCTGGAGGACAGTGTTCCTCTGGAGCACCTCATCACCTGTATTCCCAGCGTCACCATAGTCACTGCTCAGAATGGTTTTAAAGTCATCAAGTGGATCAGCAATAAACCACCAGGACCAAATTTAGGTAAGGAGATATAAAATTGTTGTTTAAAACTCCACCCAGTTCATAAGTCACTGATTAAGGGGGGAAAAACTCTACAGAGCCGTGGCTTCAGCGCTGCAAGAGTCCTGTTGGTAACCCGCAGCTGATCCAGTTCAGCCGGGAGATAATTGACCTGCTGAAGAGCCAGCCTTCTTGCATCATGCCCATGAGCAAGTTCATTCCTTCGTACCACCACCACTTTGCCAAGCAGTGCCGCGTCTCAGACTATGGCTACtccaagctgctggagctcctggaggctGTGCCACATGTTCTCCAGGTATCATCCAGAATAAAGCCTGTTGATCGTTCTTTTAATTGTAGGTCGTCAATGTatgttttttacttttattgtaGATTCTGGGACTGGGTACCAAGCGGTTTCTGACCCTGACCCATCGTGCGCAGGTGAAGCGCTTCACTCAAGACCTCCTGAAGCTGCTTAAATTTCAAGCCAGCAAGCAAGTGGCCATCAAGGACTTCACACAGGCGTACCACTGGTAAGACTCACCTTAATGGTGCCAGAAATGTTGTCATGTAGCCTTTTTGAATCGATGTTAATACATACTAAAGAGGAAAACGTATACATTTTAAATCTTGTCCATTTTTTTGACACCACAGTATTTTGTGTGCACAGGCACCCTCCTGATATTTACTCCTATcttagtttatttttttaaacactttgtTCTTCAGGTGCTTCTCTCGAAACTGGAGGGTTATGGATTATGGTGTGTGTCAACTGATGGACCTTCTGACAGAGCTCCCCGACACCACAATCACCATCGTGCACCAGGAAATGGACACAATCATCTCTGTTCCAAAGAGAGGTTCAGTCAAAGCAGCTGTCAATCCCTCACTAAGTCCTTTCTGCCGCTAACACAAGTGTTTGTTCCACGGCAGATCGAACTGTGGAGGAAATTGAGCGCACCAAGCAATTTGGAAAGGAGGTGGTGGATCTTCTCCGCCACCAGCCTCACTGCAGGATGCTCTTCAATAAGTTCATCCCCACCTACCATCACCACTTTGGCCGTCAGTGCAAGCTTAGCTACTACGGGTTCACCAAGCTCATGGAGCTGTTCGAAGCAATCCCGGACATCCTGATGGTGAGCCAAGGAGACTGTTGCCACAGGATCATTTCCAAGTCCCCTCGTTCCTGTGATGGGTCTAAACTGCTCAGTGCCACGGTCCTGCAGCCTCTTGTCCAGACATTGATGTGATGTAGATGGACGGCAAGATTTGACGAGGGGCGAAacgtctacttcctgtttcctgcagaaCTCCTCACCAAATGTTCTTGCATCTGATTTTGTTGTGGCCGGTTCACGTTATCTTCCTAGGTGCCTTTTACTCGCATACATTGATGGCACGGCTGTTTTGTTCAGGTGCTGGAGTGTGGTGAGGAGAAGGTGCTGACCCTGACAGAAGTGGAGCACGTCAAGGCCCTGGCAGCTCAGCTGGTCAAGCTGCTCCGTGCTCAGAAAAACTCCAGCCTTCCTGTCAGCCAGCTGCTCACAGAATACAGCAAGACCTTTGGGTACGGGCTGCGACTGCAGGACTACGATGCCAGCTCGCTGCCCGCTCTGCTCGGTAAACTCTGCCACGTGGTCAAGGTAACGATGGATGGTcgctttcttctcctccaatACTGAAATAACGTTGGTTTTACTTCGACGTCCGTAGCCGACAGTTACAAACAggatttctcttcctgtcttgaGGTGGTGGATGGCCCTGAGGGGCGTGAGCTGCAGCTGATCAACAGGAAATCGTTGCGATTGTTGACCGCCCAGATGCTGGACCTGCTCATGTCCCAGGAGGACGGGTACGTCGGCAACGGCCTCCGAGTGGACGTGCTGAGCGAGCGCTACTTCATGGTCCACGGGGTCCCGCTCAACCCCTGCGAGTACGGATTCCTCTCCCTCGGCGAGCTGCTCAAGAGTCTGCCCTACCTCGTAGAGGTGAGTGGGTGTTGTTCTTCATCTTAAAACTGTCCAGTCCCTCGGGCAGAAGCTGATCTGTGTTCGTCCGCAGTTGTATCATAAAGGAACTGATAATGGAGGTGATGAGGAGTGGGTCAGGCTCACCAGGCTTTACCAGTTTGCCCGCAACCTACGGGCGTTGCTCCACACCTACCATTACAACCAGATCTTCCTGAGTGATTTCCATGGAGCCTATAACAAATTCACAGGTTCCTGCCTTGAACCACGTTTCTATGGATACATGAGCACCGACGACCTGCTGAATGCTATTCCACAGGTAACTTTCCCATTCAGCACCTGTAACCCGGGTGGACACGTCATGGTGGCTGTTTTAAAGCCTAACCCCTGGTTCTGTGATGTCAGGTGGTCTGGATCAAAGGACACGGTCGCAAAAGGATCATTGTTTTGAAGAATGATATGAAATGTAAGTCCAGAGGCTGGTTCTGAGCTTCTCCTCCTGCCTAAACTGCAGGTTCTTGGAgtgacgtgtgtgttttgttgtagTAAAAGGAAGCTGTTCAGTTCCCAACAGCCCTCACCCCGGGGAGGACACAGACAGCCGGGAGGACAGCCCAGTCAACcatgaaacatctgcagaggGGAGCCCTGGTAATGTCTGGACCAGTATGATGGCGCCGGTCTGATGGAATAGACGGAAACGGTGTTGTTGGTGTTGCTAACTCTGTCCTCCACAGTTGACCTGCTGTGTGGTCCTGTACCATCCTGCCTGCCGTCACCTCAGCTCCGCCCTCACCCTGTTCTCCTCCATCACGCTGACCTGATTAACTTTGAGCAGAAATCTTCAACAGGTTAGTTTTATCGAATTTCACGTCTTTGGTATATTTGATCCCggggttttttattttcctggaaTTTGGGCTGTGTCCTGTTCTGATGTAGAGAACAATGCAGCTGAGGATGCTCCTGATCCACCTGAGCCTCCGACTGCCCACACAGACGCCGCCGGTGCTCCTCCTGAGACCAAGAAGCCCTTAACCAGCCCAGGCAGAACCACACGCAGCAGAATTAAGCTGGCTGCTAACTTCTCCTTTGCTGCAGACCTGTGAttctctgtcctcccccccgcccccccccccccccccccccccccacacacacacacacacacacacacacacacaatgtaatTCTAGTTCACACAGTGTAACTCTATAGAGTTTGACCAGCTACACTGAACCTGCACGATCCTAAAGGAGTACTGATGTGTCCCTACAGGCAGGTGCATCTTTTATTAGGTCTCTTTCCGTCACGCTTCTTTTCCATAAACGTTTTTTTCTTCCGACGACGTTCGCTAAGCTGTGACCTCTACTTGCAGAGTTCCTGCAATTCTTTAATTTGCCACATTCATCTTGAATATATGTTGATTTAATCTAGAGGGAAGTTGTATTTCCATTCTGTTTATCTTGGTTTGGGCACGTGTCAGTGAGCCCTCGCTGGCTGACGTCGACCAGCGCCGGGAGTCTTTGGCGTCTCCTCCGTAAGAGGAGCGTCGTGCTAAACGTGTCCCGTTCATAACAAAGGAGAACCTGCCATGTCGCAGAGCGGCCCCGCCAGTTTCTCGCCTCGTCCCAAAAATTTGCCGTGAGGTTTTCAGACGTCGCTGAGAGCATCGCCCATCCCGCTCTGTCGATCCTGTTCTGAAGCTTCCCACCGAGATGTGCGTCTGCAGCCCTTATCACTGAAGTGCTCTGGATCTTTTCTGGgggttttcttttgttctttttaaagaagCAGAGAGTTTAGGACGCTGCAGAAGTGTTCTGTAGAGCTGCTCTTTTGTTCAGAAGCACCGGTGCAGGACTTTGGTTGATATTGCCACTCGCAATGCTGTTGGAGAGTTTAAAGCTTAAGTTTTGACCCTTTGATGTGAATGGCCTGGAAAGGGAGCAGCCGCACTCTGAGGGGAGAcggtgcagcaggagctgaaCTGGGATCAGCCGACAGCCGTCACGCTTGTGTTCTTTTAGCGGTCCCGTCCGCAACTGTTGGGTTCACACGAGAGCAGCTGGTGGGAAACGCGTGTCATGTGCATAAATGTCTTTATGCACGGCGCACGGCCGGCACGGGCAGACGGGAAAAGACGAAGACACTGTTCGAGATCTGTCTT is a window from the Takifugu rubripes chromosome 17, fTakRub1.2, whole genome shotgun sequence genome containing:
- the marf1 gene encoding meiosis regulator and mRNA stability factor 1 isoform X1; this encodes MMDGLGNERSMCSSKHYSWPHNHKTEASTVLWKHKVCSTSDDKISLHHTEKEKNDMANRKAVLDLKDVPPPPPHHICSSQPSQSFSLASLSLLPPCLPHAQIAQDSHHRQLISVPPPQQQEGASPKVSTCAQCDHHRRDGYGLLGAGVGRVSVEVPGSPGLHSSDSLSRSGSCSVTSSVYCKHNLSRRGEGLLDPLLSCTFKPQSVPTVATSQPVLSHPPHCCCSGPLHAHPSAPFSGGTSSTPLAPPLPCISSLSAPVHSSCLDPLTYCSCGVDCCPAARRPERETHGFSLTTTNTTAHFCFNPLHLNVERTGCLKGTHFCRECMLKPITGLPSEPDRLRPNVPITQSAPIPIPICNGCGTTSDKVVLLPSTSVGKAGRKYGSPENNGPENIPPVGVFWDIENCSVPSGRSAAVVVERIRSRFFRGHREAEFICVCDISKESKAVIQELNNCQVTVAHINATAKNAADDKLRQSLRRFAETHTAPATVVLVSSDVNFASELSDLRHRHGFRVILVHGNQTSSALLQHAHCHVPFQDITADLPPCMLVKSQPSFNLLYVRNLPVNCDKSLRNAVKHRLRRLSDNCGGKVLGISQGTAVLRFGSPEAASRACKRMENEDVYGHRISLSFSLGPRDDASPEPEPQSRGRDLPQLQTLSHADLNKDLAFAPPLSTSSFSFLPLEKPRSPRRPRRTTRPCHTTGPVPERPYSPRRGCSGPPGGNPAKIHQELSTIESKPRMVFHHPGKGNAAAAASEETSILEKLPKFELPGESLNRRRREDANPRCVTESPLEPKDRSSGQFQTCIPSAFSKLNFNLSFSPPVPSQGSWSSRSASPCMSSRSSPLLAAPRSPCPEGDLEPFSDGAEVHVANLDYRMSRKDLQQTLHNTFSRYGRVKDVELSPHTDYQLKATIQMFCLRQAISAVSGLHRYKIGGKRIQVSLVTGGSNKSLALLSTEIVGILHEAPAYCLPLMKFTEIYEKRYSRKLVVADLHKLPDVVAVREQGGSRLVCLLPGSQVQQSPLGFSYSKEGSSSTSGSPVVFEELEYHDPVCRQHYTQHFSEADFDPDSYKMPCVVMALSKLSPEVHSLLESHDGTLPMLSFAECYGVKFGPLQLGDGALEDSVPLEHLITCIPSVTIVTAQNGFKVIKWISNKPPGPNLEPWLQRCKSPVGNPQLIQFSREIIDLLKSQPSCIMPMSKFIPSYHHHFAKQCRVSDYGYSKLLELLEAVPHVLQILGLGTKRFLTLTHRAQVKRFTQDLLKLLKFQASKQVAIKDFTQAYHWCFSRNWRVMDYGVCQLMDLLTELPDTTITIVHQEMDTIISVPKRDRTVEEIERTKQFGKEVVDLLRHQPHCRMLFNKFIPTYHHHFGRQCKLSYYGFTKLMELFEAIPDILMVLECGEEKVLTLTEVEHVKALAAQLVKLLRAQKNSSLPVSQLLTEYSKTFGYGLRLQDYDASSLPALLGKLCHVVKVVDGPEGRELQLINRKSLRLLTAQMLDLLMSQEDGYVGNGLRVDVLSERYFMVHGVPLNPCEYGFLSLGELLKSLPYLVELYHKGTDNGGDEEWVRLTRLYQFARNLRALLHTYHYNQIFLSDFHGAYNKFTGSCLEPRFYGYMSTDDLLNAIPQVVWIKGHGRKRIIVLKNDMKLKGSCSVPNSPHPGEDTDSREDSPVNHETSAEGSPVDLLCGPVPSCLPSPQLRPHPVLLHHADLINFEQKSSTENNAAEDAPDPPEPPTAHTDAAGAPPETKKPLTSPGRTTRSRIKLAANFSFAADL
- the marf1 gene encoding meiosis regulator and mRNA stability factor 1 isoform X2, with translation MMDGLGNERSMCSSKHYSWPHNHKTEASTVLWKHKVCSTSDDKISLHHTEKEKNDMANRKAVLDLKDVPPPPPHHICSSQPSQSFSLASLSLLPPCLPHAQIAQDSHHRQLISVPPPQQQEGASPKVSTCAQCDHHRRDGYGLLGAGVGRVSVEVPGSPGLHSSDSLSRSGSCSVTSSVYCKHNLSRRGEGLLDPLLSCTFKPQSVPTVATSQPVLSHPPHCCCSGPLHAHPSAPFSGGTSSTPLAPPLPCISSLSAPVHSSCLDPLTYCSCGVDCCPAARRPERETHGFSLTTTNTTAHFCFNPLHLNVERTGCLKGTHFCRECMLKPITGLPSEPDRLRPNVPITQSAPIPIPICNGCGTTSDKVVLLPSTSVGKAGRKYGSPENNGPENIPPVGVFWDIENCSVPSGRSAAVVVERIRSRFFRGHREAEFICVCDISKESKAVIQELNNCQVTVAHINATAKNAADDKLRQSLRRFAETHTAPATVVLVSSDVNFASELSDLRHRHGFRVILVHGNQTSSALLQHAHCHVPFQDITADLPPCMLVKSQELSTIESKPRMVFHHPGKGNAAAAASEETSILEKLPKFELPGESLNRRRREDANPRCVTESPLEPKDRSSGQFQTCIPSAFSKLNFNLSFSPPVPSQGSWSSRSASPCMSSRSSPLLAAPRSPCPEGDLEPFSDGAEVHVANLDYRMSRKDLQQTLHNTFSRYGRVKDVELSPHTDYQLKATIQMFCLRQAISAVSGLHRYKIGGKRIQVSLVTGGSNKSLALLSTEIVGILHEAPAYCLPLMKFTEIYEKRYSRKLVVADLHKLPDVVAVREQGGSRLVCLLPGSQVQQSPLGFSYSKEGSSSTSGSPVVFEELEYHDPVCRQHYTQHFSEADFDPDSYKMPCVVMALSKLSPEVHSLLESHDGTLPMLSFAECYGVKFGPLQLGDGALEDSVPLEHLITCIPSVTIVTAQNGFKVIKWISNKPPGPNLEPWLQRCKSPVGNPQLIQFSREIIDLLKSQPSCIMPMSKFIPSYHHHFAKQCRVSDYGYSKLLELLEAVPHVLQILGLGTKRFLTLTHRAQVKRFTQDLLKLLKFQASKQVAIKDFTQAYHWCFSRNWRVMDYGVCQLMDLLTELPDTTITIVHQEMDTIISVPKRDRTVEEIERTKQFGKEVVDLLRHQPHCRMLFNKFIPTYHHHFGRQCKLSYYGFTKLMELFEAIPDILMVLECGEEKVLTLTEVEHVKALAAQLVKLLRAQKNSSLPVSQLLTEYSKTFGYGLRLQDYDASSLPALLGKLCHVVKVVDGPEGRELQLINRKSLRLLTAQMLDLLMSQEDGYVGNGLRVDVLSERYFMVHGVPLNPCEYGFLSLGELLKSLPYLVELYHKGTDNGGDEEWVRLTRLYQFARNLRALLHTYHYNQIFLSDFHGAYNKFTGSCLEPRFYGYMSTDDLLNAIPQVVWIKGHGRKRIIVLKNDMKLKGSCSVPNSPHPGEDTDSREDSPVNHETSAEGSPVDLLCGPVPSCLPSPQLRPHPVLLHHADLINFEQKSSTENNAAEDAPDPPEPPTAHTDAAGAPPETKKPLTSPGRTTRSRIKLAANFSFAADL
- the marf1 gene encoding meiosis regulator and mRNA stability factor 1 isoform X3 produces the protein MMDGLGNERSMCSSKHYSWPHNHKTEASTVLWKHKVCSTSDDKISLHHTEKEKNDMANRKAVLDLKDVPPPPPHHICSSQPSQSFSLASLSLLPPCLPHAQIAQDSHHRQLISVPPPQQQEGASPKPITGLPSEPDRLRPNVPITQSAPIPIPICNGCGTTSDKVVLLPSTSVGKAGRKYGSPENNGPENIPPVGVFWDIENCSVPSGRSAAVVVERIRSRFFRGHREAEFICVCDISKESKAVIQELNNCQVTVAHINATAKNAADDKLRQSLRRFAETHTAPATVVLVSSDVNFASELSDLRHRHGFRVILVHGNQTSSALLQHAHCHVPFQDITADLPPCMLVKSQPSFNLLYVRNLPVNCDKSLRNAVKHRLRRLSDNCGGKVLGISQGTAVLRFGSPEAASRACKRMENEDVYGHRISLSFSLGPRDDASPEPEPQSRGRDLPQLQTLSHADLNKDLAFAPPLSTSSFSFLPLEKPRSPRRPRRTTRPCHTTGPVPERPYSPRRGCSGPPGGNPAKIHQELSTIESKPRMVFHHPGKGNAAAAASEETSILEKLPKFELPGESLNRRRREDANPRCVTESPLEPKDRSSGQFQTCIPSAFSKLNFNLSFSPPVPSQGSWSSRSASPCMSSRSSPLLAAPRSPCPEGDLEPFSDGAEVHVANLDYRMSRKDLQQTLHNTFSRYGRVKDVELSPHTDYQLKATIQMFCLRQAISAVSGLHRYKIGGKRIQVSLVTGGSNKSLALLSTEIVGILHEAPAYCLPLMKFTEIYEKRYSRKLVVADLHKLPDVVAVREQGGSRLVCLLPGSQVQQSPLGFSYSKEGSSSTSGSPVVFEELEYHDPVCRQHYTQHFSEADFDPDSYKMPCVVMALSKLSPEVHSLLESHDGTLPMLSFAECYGVKFGPLQLGDGALEDSVPLEHLITCIPSVTIVTAQNGFKVIKWISNKPPGPNLEPWLQRCKSPVGNPQLIQFSREIIDLLKSQPSCIMPMSKFIPSYHHHFAKQCRVSDYGYSKLLELLEAVPHVLQILGLGTKRFLTLTHRAQVKRFTQDLLKLLKFQASKQVAIKDFTQAYHWCFSRNWRVMDYGVCQLMDLLTELPDTTITIVHQEMDTIISVPKRDRTVEEIERTKQFGKEVVDLLRHQPHCRMLFNKFIPTYHHHFGRQCKLSYYGFTKLMELFEAIPDILMVLECGEEKVLTLTEVEHVKALAAQLVKLLRAQKNSSLPVSQLLTEYSKTFGYGLRLQDYDASSLPALLGKLCHVVKVVDGPEGRELQLINRKSLRLLTAQMLDLLMSQEDGYVGNGLRVDVLSERYFMVHGVPLNPCEYGFLSLGELLKSLPYLVELYHKGTDNGGDEEWVRLTRLYQFARNLRALLHTYHYNQIFLSDFHGAYNKFTGSCLEPRFYGYMSTDDLLNAIPQVVWIKGHGRKRIIVLKNDMKLKGSCSVPNSPHPGEDTDSREDSPVNHETSAEGSPVDLLCGPVPSCLPSPQLRPHPVLLHHADLINFEQKSSTENNAAEDAPDPPEPPTAHTDAAGAPPETKKPLTSPGRTTRSRIKLAANFSFAADL